Within Topomyia yanbarensis strain Yona2022 chromosome 2, ASM3024719v1, whole genome shotgun sequence, the genomic segment CATAAGAGTACTGAATGTAAAAACTCTCAGGTCTGCTCTAAATGCGCAGGGGACCACATTACAGCAGAATGTGCATCAGAATTACTTTGCTGTGCTAATTGCGCTCAGATGAATAAGGACCGGAAGCTGAATCTGGAGACAAAACATGCAGCCTACAGTTTCGAATGCGCTGTGTATAGGAAGCTTGTTGAAAGAAAGCGTCAGCAAATTAGTCGTGACGAATAGCAATTACCGTTGACCAGCATACCAGGATATCTGAACGGATTACTTTCTGTtactccaggtaaagccaaagagggtatatgtcctctcgaagctacccttgatactgcaccccctcaaaataattttcggttccagtcttcTGTTGGACAACATACTCccggctccgtagctgatattcatcCAGCAATCTGCAATCCAAACGATGATGAACTCGCAACTGTTTCTCCAGGcaaagccaaagagggtatatgtcctctcgaagctaccCTTGATACTGCATCCCCTCAaagtaattttcggttccagtctaccgttggacaacacactcccggctccgtagctgatattcatcaaaccatctgcaatctaaattttgatgacctcacgactgtttctccaggtaaagccaaagagagtatatgtcctctcgaagctacttttgatactgcaccccctcaaagcaattttcggttccagtctaccgttggacAACACAATCCCGGCCCCGTAGCTGCTATTCATCAAACCATCTGCAATCTAAATTATGATGACCtcacgactgtttctccaggtaaagccaaagagagtatatgtcctctcgaagctacttttgatactgcaccccctcaaagcaattttcggttccagtctaccgttggacaacacactcccggctccgtagctgatattcatcaagccatctgcaatctaaattatgatgacctcacgactgtttctcaaggtaaagccaaagagggtatatgtcctctcgaagctacctttgatactgcaccccctcaaagtaattttcggttccagtctaccgttggacAACATACTTCCGACTCCGTAGCTGACTTCCACCTAGCTATCCGTGACTCAAATTATGAAGACAccacgactgtttctccaggtaaatgCCAGGAATGTATATGTTCCTCCGAAGCTAGACATACAGATACTGCCTCCCTTCAAATGAATTCCCGTTCCCAGCTCAGaatatactaccaaaacgtgagaggactacgcacaaagATCGATGAGCTGTTCGTAGCTGTAACCGACGCAGAGCACGACGTCATTATCCTGACAGGAACATGGCTGAACGACGAAATCAATTCCCTGCAGCTGTTTGAACCTAGATATACGGTCTATCGTAACGATCGTGACCCAGTCGTTTCTGGTAAAAAAAGGGGCGGGGGTGTACTTATAGCTGTTTCTAATCGGTTAGCGtctaaacaaaaaagttttaacaatAACGGCGTagaacaactctgggtaaacCTTAATAGCCATGGTATTAACACATGTGTGGGCGTCGTATACCTCCCTCCGGACTCCGCAGATAACATAAACGTTATTCAGAACCATATTCAATGCGCACTTGGCATTGCTAATTCGCAAGAACCCCAAGCTTCTCATTTGTTATTTGGAGATTACAACCAGCCTGGTCTTGTATGGAAAACGACTTCTTTCGGTTACCCGAGCAAAGCCCAACATCAAAATAACAGCATAtcgaattcaaattttgatgtcagcatcaaattgaaatcttattttgatttCTGTGTATGATTGTCAAAATatgatatcaaattttgttattctTTTGCGGTAGGTTTCTTAGAGGAttttattttaacaaaaatagtttattgtataaaaactgaaaagaaaagttattagttttattcacaTGGTATATATGtttattattagttttacatttttaatctaCTTGGCTGTTAAATTTAcatatcgaaataaaatttattacgTTTCCATTAATTTTTATGGACACGTTAACacactgtcgaaaactagcatTAGTTCTTTTAAGCACCAAAATATCGCTTACTACATATGAAAACATGTTTTTGAATAGTTTTGTTGTGTTGAGTTTTGTTGCAACAATAAACGATGCGTTGCTTTTAGAAATTAGAATCTGCTCAATACGGAAGAATGTATCGTTTATATAAACAAACGAGTCGTCATAGCCAAGATCTTTACAAGATTGGTTTGTGCGAAACTGAGTATTCCCAATAAATATTCGGTCATGGTAACTGAATTCCTTCTCATGTACATCAGCGTCGATACAAGCATATTCTGGTACACTATAAACAAGCCGCTGATCGTACTGTAAGTCGGTATTTTTGGTCGTACTACATATTTTAGAATGACATAACTTGATTTCAGAATTTGATGATAATTTGTATTGACATATtctgtttaaaaaatatttcgagcTAATTTGAATGACAGGGTGATTATTACCAgttctgtactgtaaaattactCCGTTCGCATTTTCGTATGGGAATAAGGATGAATTCCACAACGCGCCAAAGTTTTTAGCACTCTCCGATAAATGTGTCAACAAATGTATATTAAATACCATATTTTCTTCTCCATAAAGTTTGCAGAATTTTTTGGCAAAGCAATTGAGAGATACTTCACAAGCAGTGATTTGCTTTGGAGTAAGATGCACATCTAGAAGTTCAAAAATAGATGAGGAAAGTAGCATGAAATGATCAAGAAACGGTTTTGGGAGAATTCCACTAAAACAAggataaaaatagtgaaaaagaaCATTCTCCCAGTCAGCGGCTTTGTTCTTTTTCATGTCTTCCAATTTTCCAGGATACCGTGAGAATGCACTTGGTGGACGAATACTGAGCATTCGTTGCTCGACTTCTTCTAGTTGTAATCCTACATAGAACGGCTTGTGGTGATTGGATGTCGCGGTAAATAACTCCCACATCAGTTTAACTACTCCTAAGAGGACGTTGTGCATGTAATCGGGGGGGAAACCTGTAATAATATTCCAAATAACTTTGCAATAAATGAATACACAAAAAATACCGAATACTATGTCGAAATCAGGTACTGCTAGGAATACTGACAATTTCCTAATTCCAAACTTGGGAATTTTGGTTTCGTGAACCTCCAGCATTATGCATCGAGTTGTATTATGCTCTCTTTGTTCTACTCGTCGTACAGGATAGCGAATCTGATTTCCATTTACTACCTTTCCGCTGTGAAGGCATACAGAACATCCGTATTTTCCGTTGAACTGTGTAGTTCCTTGCACTTTGCATCTGGCCACTGTATCTAAACAGCTTTGTAGGACAACTACATTGTATTTTTCCTCGCCTATTTCTAGTTCATTTCTAAGATTTTTCATTTCTAAGCAGAAGTATTTGAAGAACATGCACATATTCGGATCTCCCTTGCTTAACCAAATGGCACCGAGAATTATATTATGTTTGCTAAAGCGTAAACGAGGTGGTAGGTTGTTCACCACAATAAAAATAGGATAACAAGGTTTATTTAACGTCCAACGATATGCTGCTGCTCCATCTGTGTTCACGGATAAAGTAATATATTTTCCGCCgcgattttctttaattttggtGAACATTTTACCCCTATTGATATCGGAAATATTGTCTGCTTCGATTAATTGTTCATATTCATGTATTTCGGTTCTGTATTTTAGAACAGTTTCCTTCAACTGCTTCTCGATGGGGAGTACCATGAAAAAATCGAACTTGGTTGACTTACAACCAGGAACTGGACAAACAGCTTGCTTGTTTGGAGTATTAGAGCCATATTCGCACTGGCATTCAAAAGTACACACGATGTGAATCATATGAGCTGGGAAATGCAGCAGCAAACGCCTCAAAACTTTCAGGACAGTTCTTTACGCCGGTAATCAGATTGATTATTCTTAGCAACTGTACAACAGCCTCCTGAGTCAACTTAAATTTTACATAAAAGTTAAGTATCATGTACAAAACATCGTAAATTTGAATTGAAGCATTGAATTCAAATGGTTTATCGAACGGTCCAAATGAATCCTGAAATATAAAGAATGGTTAAAAAAATTGAGAAGCTTTTTCAACTAGAATGCATTACACGCGTATTTGAATATTACGGCAATTTGAAATTAATATCAATGtagttttcgattgagaacctagaaaccAACCCAGActagttgcttcaaacaaacgtttttaatggaactgagtagggttctcgcaaaacagcggtggtgtgagcgaacccgaaatatatttcaggttaaaACCCAACCCGATTTTCGGTTCAGTGGCGCATAAtctaggttcgaaactggcttcaaacaaacggtttaaCAGCAGTTAGATCCGGTTGTTTTCTACCTtaagcgaaaacgacataagaaattgttgatattttgtATCAGTTGACAATACTGTGTAGCAAAGTTAAGATCCAATATAGGAAGATAGAATATGtacaattattttgaaaaactacCTCACGAACATTGTATTCTGAAGAACCAAACTCTTCGTTTGAGGAACAATCACTATTGTCCACTAATGAATTTTCACTCAAAATGCCAGATGAATTCACTTGTGATGATTGATCCACGAGATCCACCGCTGAAGTAATTGGAATTGTGCAGTTTTGGCTCTCATCAGAATGGGATTGGTTTATGAAAATCAGTTTGTCGTCATGATTTACATCTATGTCGTCAAATCCATCATAGTCcgattcactggatgaattgaCTGTCTTCTTCAAAACTGCATCAATACGAACATCTGTGCTTGAAGTATGTCCACAAAATTGAGCACAGTTACGTCCTTGAGTGGCAGACTAAAAGAAAAATCATGTGTACTGCATAGTTGAAAGGTAACTGATCTCACATACCTTGCGCATATATTTCCGCCCGTAATTTTCATTCATCATATAATGATGCCGCTTATTTCGACGATTCATTATGGTATATGGTCAATCTTGTTCAAGCTAGTTAAAAGACCTAGGGAACGGGCACATAACAATACACTCGCGCCGTGTAGTGTCGTATTAGGCAAAAACTAGAACAGTCTTAAGTTGCCTATCTTAGTTTTTTATATAATCTTCGTTTTTACTAATATCCTGATGCTAGATGCAAATCGACAGAATATAGTATACGATTAAATTCCAAATCAAACTTATTACTGTTGTgcaagttttattttattttgaattttggaaagGGACGACAGGTGATCAATGCTATGTAGACTGTATTACCAAACAGTAACTCCCTTGTAATTGGATGTAAACAAATTCGGAATCCAACGTACGCACGTGAGCCATTAATTTTGGAAAACATGGTTTTCGGAAAATGGGCTTTAAGGTTTGTAGATGCAAAAAATCAACTCAAAGGAAACTTACAAGCACGAGTTGTTACTCAGCTATATTGTCAAACTTTTCAAGAATATTCTGATAATAATTCTAacgattgaagaaaaaaaatcgatatgtaGAAGCTGACTGATGAGGTGATCTCCTTAAGCGGACATTTGAAAACCAATTCGGGTCAtcccacgcgaagtgatcaaggtacgtgtaatcgaccttcatggatttgaaccaaatgtgGAGGAgctgttcatctagggccagtataaaaaaaacccaattttttgtgtcaattgaatcaCCTCTCGGGCCATGGGAGCCATCTTATGCCATTGCGtttttcagacatttttacataaaaatacaTTTACATAACCTCAATATAATTTCAGCGTACACTctgttttgaagcaaaaaaaaatcacaatataaaacgcaagcgcacaacaataaaaaaaaaccaacttgagtatccTGAGTTCACCCAAtttatcgtgaagtagacgataAATGATGaataactacgtttttggtttgcttctagcagatcagggtcgattttaatgaccgtttgaagattttctcaatttttgaaaacagtttATGTAAGGATGCGCTCAAAATATATTGAGAACAcaatggcattagaattttcaaaattgaaatatatgcattgagagaaaaattaacttttaatatttacctGAAAACATCatatagttggcagcactgccgcaaaaaaattatattttttctagactccttgaacaattttcttcaaaagccatcttacggtttaattctagagtaaatagaacctgAAAAGTGATCAAATGAAAATCTAGGGTTCTGGCAATTTGTTAAAAcagggggtgctcccatggtccgaggggtggttcaattgacgcaaaaatttgggtttttatatattaacCGTAGATGAAAAATTTCTCCAAATttagttcaaatccgtgaaggtcgatttcaagtttgcatcttttttgatcacttcgcgcggAATAACCGATTCTTTAACTTGAATAAATTTCAAATGCagttacgaaaaaaatattgaccTTTCATTTTGTATGGCTGGTGGATGCAAAGTTTGAGCAATATAAACTTATCGACTAGTTTTCTCCTAATATCGTGACATTCATTCATACTCCATAATTTATAAATATTGATTTTGAATGACATCACCAAAGTAGCCAACTGCAAAGTTCATTTTGTAGTGTCAAACTGGTGACCAGGTGGAGAAATTAGATTTTTCATCAACcggcataaccccacaaaatgaacCGGATGAACTTGGTttaacaattctcggtggtttgtttacatggaaattacatgagttcgaatgtaacagatgagcatccgttgcactcgcactcacgtaactgacaaagtaaacaaaccaccgagaattgtcaaatatGAACATCATTcattatgagttcattcgtgtcgttaTCTTGTAGAACTCAGAGAGTTCAACGGGGTGCAGTTGCGTTGCCAGAAAAGTTTTATttcccagattaaattttagaaAGCTCGGTAACCGCCCGATACCATTCAGGAACCTCTGTTTAAGGCGTACCAGTATGATGCGGCTTAACCGATGAGGTGTATCCACATTTGGTGgtggaatcaaaataaaattggcaacgctagcaaaatagaaacacaaatgaacactccgaaTGAACCTATTTTCAATTGACATTTTGACGAGTtctgattcgagccaataataagGGCCCTTTGAAATGGCACTGACAAAGtcagttctacaagatgacgacacgaattaACTTACGACGAATGAacttcatgtttgacaattctcggtggtttattTACTACGTCAGTTGCGCGAGTTCGAGTGTAACGGAtgttcatttgttgtattaaaactcacataccgtaaaacgggggaacattgatcaatttttaaaacaagtgcATACTGGTACCAATAGATGGAAAACGTCCAAATTGTTtggtaatttatttcattttactataaaaataaaataaatttgttgtaaattttcattcgttgttttcggggtaacgaaataacgctccaaatgttgtgtaaattcCATATCTGCAGGGGATTTTATGGCCCGACATTGGGtcgtctcgtaagaaaacaGAATTCCCTGGAAGGATAGAccgacttttatcgaactttttcggAAAAATAGTCCAGCAAGAAAAATCTCggatatttttaataaattattggacaaaaatattttcggtttctaaaaaagtgatcAGTTCAGTTAAAGTTgtttgatttcattaatatacacGGAAATGTACAGATTGGAACGATGCATGAAAGttgaatcattttcaatttgaatttgttttcATAAAAAGTacattaaatgacaaaataatcgttgccggtagatgctgagcatgtttagaatatggtttgtattttgtttcgatgattttgttagagggaatcatcttatcgtacgttactgaaaaaagtctcatttgatcaaacttacccctgtggtcaaagataccccgttttacggtaactCACATGTAAACAAGCCATTGAGATTTATTATAAGATGTTCATCCGGTTCATTTTGTTTATGTTTGTTGGTGTAAAGCCTATTAACTTGCACCACTTGTTGTCACTCTTCTTACATAAACTCTAATaaatatgtttattttgaaGGGGAAACGAAAGTAGAATGATTCGCTTCACAAATAATGCAAAAGCGCATGCTggatatagttttttttaacatttagttaaatttttacagtttaaaagttattttttcctCGAATGGTTATATTCAACCGAGagaattaaatattaaatatcatTTGGATAGAGATTAAGAATTGACTGCAGCGGAACCCATGAATTTGTAGAGGTGTGatcatttgtcgatattttaatatttttttgtttgttacaTCAAGTATGACAGTTGTAGTCTCGAAACGTCATGAAATAACCTAAAATAAGCTTGACACAACTTTTTTCTCCAAAAGATTAACTAACGAGCTGTCAAAGTTAACTTTCGCGCTGTCAAATTTAACCATTctccagagtagggttatttaacaaataacttttaaagcGCCAgatttaaaacaaaagttaaaaatggttcacagcctaaatATATTAGCTCGGAATCAAAACGTCCTTATTGGTAGGGATTTACTGTAATGAAAATTTTAGACGACCGCCATTCATAGAAACAACTATGGACATTTCTCATATCAATGAACGTTGCCAGATATACTCATTTATCGGAATTGATACCGGTTTTCGTGCTAAATACTGATATACCAATGAAGCTTATAAATATaccgattgtttgttttttatgcCGATAAATACCAATTTTTATATAATTGTACTTCCTTTAATTGAAAATAGATAATTATTATCACTTAAACATGCATCTGTTTGAAAAGTGTCCTCATCTTTCTCAATTAAATGATCCAAAAATTGATTCAGGAAACTGTCGGATTTCTATCGGACTTCCGACTCAAGAACAACAATCGTTTCCGAAATTGCTTAAGTTCGGCGAATTTCTATTTCATACCGATGAtaaccgattttttatttatattaataCTTTCCCATATTATATAAAACCTTCTGACAACACTGGAACATTTCAATCGTCATTGTCTCGCGTGAAGCTCGTGAATGAGAAAATTTTTTTGCAGTGCGTTAAAATGGTCCGTAAACGCGTTAATGCATCAAAAAAACGCGTGCTTCAAGTATCCAACGAGAGGAACTCGGAGTTTATACTGAATGATCTATCAGAATTAAAGGTGAGTCAATACAAGAATCAATCTGATTTCTCAAAATCATAACCTCTCCCTATATCTTTTTCCTTAGAAATCGACTAGATCCGGCGAGTTGAGTTGCGAGCCGGACACCAAAAAACTGGCACTTGTGGAAATAATCGATAACAATGCTCAGTCCGAGAGTGCAACTTCCGAAAATCATGGATTTACAAAACCGAGGTCCATTCGTAAATTAGCACCGATTGTTAAAGTTCCACAGCAACCAATAATAGGAAAAATTGAGCCGGAAGAGGCACCACAAGCTGGGCCAAGCCGATCTCGAGATTCAAAGGTCGGACGCGTTATTGCTGACGATTTTGAAGATAATTCTGGCGATtcagatatcgaaaacgatcTGTATGGTTTTGATGATGACGAGTTGGAGGCAACCGAGTTCGGTTTGACTTCTTGCCAGGAAAAGATCGTTGATTCAGGTAAATAGTTTATCAAGATTACACCACTAATGAGAAACATTATTATGTATAGCTTGAAAATTCAAACAAGCAAAGTTTCACTAGGATTTTAATTGCGAAATGCTTCAttggaaaaataatacttatctCTTTCATGCTATTATTCAGAATGCTTGGCGGAGGAAATGGCAAAACTAAAGGCTGAAAATGCTGAATTACGAAAGCATaacatgtttttgaaaaaacgaaAGAGCAATCTCGAACGGTCCCACGCCGCAATGCAGCAGGCCTTGCTGTCGAAACTTTTGCCTGTAACTCATAAACCTTTTGAAAATATAGAAGTATTCCCAGGTTGTCCAAGCGCCGACAAAATATCGAAGATGTCTGTAGTTGCAAAGGACAGTGACTATATCTTTGTCAAGCTTCTCACGTATGCAATCTGGCCTGAGGGATTCGCAGGGAGATCCGTGACAGGACGCACATCGAACAATCCAAAAGGACGTcataaaaaaaaccttcaatCTATTGCTGATGGCCAATCGAAGGCTGAAAATAGCACAGTCCCTGTGCGTACAGCACTGGAAAAAAACAAAGTAAAATTTGTCAATGGTAATGTATTAATATATACATATTTCAAAACTCTAcaactttaattgtttatttttagattGTTTAATTGAAAGACGTCTCTTGTTGCATGACAATGCATTGAAGGCACGTGAAGTAGCTTCAAAATGCAATCGATTAATGCAGACTGTCATCAGTAACTTCAACCGATATAACTCGTCGTAGATTAATTTGGACTATCGAGATAGTTGATCCATTGCTgtatttgaatttgaatttaacGTTGGATTTTCTGATTTCCTTATAAAACTTAATGTATACGTATGTATTAACAGTCTAGCTTTTCTTACTTATTCGAAAGCCTATTACAACATAACGCCCAGCCAAGCCATCTGTGATTCCGAACGAAATTCGGATGGTTTGTCAGAGCATTATGGGAATGAATATAtacttttgaaattttgttttcaatatATCAATCTGAAAGCAAATCTACATCAGAATATGCTAGTGAAATTTTGTTTTCACAGGTGTATTTTAAAGCAAATCAATAACTGATTATGTTGTTGCAGTTTTGTTTTCATTACGTTGACAAAACATCAAATTGAATACTTGGCTTGTTATCAACATATAAAATTCTACATCAAATTAAGTTTTCTATTAGCtctcactgatagcagaaatagttttctgtttgatgtcaaaggacattttttctgctctcgattttgatcttttaaccgttaaaacgaccaaaacgataGCAACCTGAGTAAGCATTATCTGcaaacatcacaacatcaagtttagttttcaatttgataTCAGACTTTGCTCGGGTATGCTTACGCCGACCATTCCGACTCATCCCTTTCGAGATCTAGCGTTGCTTTACTAGACGGGATGTCATTACtcaacatgctgcaaatgtgtaccaTCACGAACAGACTAAATCGCACGTTATATCTTCTGTTTGTAAATGAAGATGCATACAAGAACTGCCATGTCTATCGTGCAGATGAGCCACTCGTTGAAATAGATTCGCATCACCCTCCCCTCTTAGTTGAGCAGACCTGTCCTGGACAGGTTATTTTTGACGAGATTCTTGACGATTTGAagtataacttttcaaaaaccgattttcctgGACTCAACAACTCACTGCAAACGATTGACTGGGTGACTTTGCTCAATAACGCAACCGATGTAAATGACGCAGTAGAAGAGTTCTCATCGATCCTGTTTCCAACTCCAACTGTTTGAAATATATGTCCCAGCCCCGCGTCCTAAACCAAAACCACTTTGGTCCAATCGACGTCTCCGAGAACTTAAACGACTGAGGGCAGCCGCGCTTCGGCACTACACTAACCGACGAAATCCCAATACAAAGCGGGAATTCATATATGCTAGCAACAATTACAAAGCTTATAACCGCTTCCTATACTCTCGGCATGTATTACAAACGCAATCTGACCTTGAGCGAAATCCGAAACGTTTCTGGTCTTTTGTAAATGAGAAGCGTAAAGAGAGTGGACTTCCTTCTAGTATGACTCTGGCAAATGAAACTTCTAGCACGACTCGCGGTATCTGTAACctgtttgcaaaacatttttcgtGTGCATTTGAAACAGTTCCGACTACTCCAGAACAGGTAGAAATCGGACTACGAGATGTTCCCAGGGGTGTGATGGACCTAGGTAACATCCATTTTACGGAGGAAGACATTGTTGCTGCTACTGATAAATTGAAATCTTCGACTTCGGCTGGTCCTGATGGGATTCCtgcaattattttaaaaagatgtGCGAGTGCCCTTTCCGCTCCCCTAAAGCTGATTTTTAATCTATCTTTGTCGCAAGGGACGTTTCCtctttgttggaaaaaatcggttatgtttcctgttttaaaaaaaggtgataagcaggacatagcaaattatcggggcataacctctctctgtgcggggtccaagttatttgaaattctaGTAAGCAATGTATTGTTCCGGGAAGCCAAAACATATATATCAACAGATCAACACGGGTTCTTCCCAGGTAGATCAACATCCACGAATTTAGCACAATTCACTTCACACTGTATTAAAAGTTTTGAATGCGGAGCACAAGTGGATACTATTTATACAGATCTCAAAGCAGCATTCGATCGTGTTGATCACTCGCTCCTACTGGCGAAGATAGAAAGATTGGGTGCCTCACTCAACTTCACcaagtggcttaaatcatacctTGTTGGTCGTACCTTATCTGTCAAACTAGGAAATGTTGAGTCACATAACTTTATAAATTTATCAGGTGTGCCCCAGGGTAGTAATCTTGGACCCTTGCTGTTCtccttgttcttcaatgacgtttgtaatgtccttccaccaggatgcatacttatctatgcagatgaccttaaactgtttcttattgttcgatctgaattggactgcattgaactacagcgacaactagatgaattttgtaactggtgcactcgaaatcggttgactatcagtgtatccaaatgctcagtaatttctttcacgcgcagaaaaaatccaattttgtggtgttatactatctcagggaaactactggatagagtgtcagttgtcagggaccttggtgtacagctggattctaaattgacgtttagagatcactattcccacatcattgcgaaagccaatcggaaccttggttttatcattagaatagccaaagagtttactgacccatactgtctgagagcactgtacttctctcttgtacgctccatcctggaagcttcagctatCATTTGGTGCCCGTACACAAATGTCTGGATTACCAGAATTGAATCTATACAAGCTAGGTTTCTCCGATATGCCCTTAAAACCTTGCCATGGCGCAACCCGATAGAGTTGCCACCTTACATTgaacgctgtcgtctgctcgacatggaccctctttcaaaaaggcgaaatatatccagagccgtgtttgtagggaa encodes:
- the LOC131683042 gene encoding uncharacterized protein LOC131683042 isoform X1, which gives rise to MHLFEKCPHLSQLNDPKIDSGNCRISIGLPTQEQQSFPKLLKFGEFLFHTDDNRFFIYINTFPYYIKPSDNTGTFQSSLSRVKLVNEKIFLQCVKMVRKRVNASKKRVLQVSNERNSEFILNDLSELKKSTRSGELSCEPDTKKLALVEIIDNNAQSESATSENHGFTKPRSIRKLAPIVKVPQQPIIGKIEPEEAPQAGPSRSRDSKVGRVIADDFEDNSGDSDIENDLYGFDDDELEATEFGLTSCQEKIVDSECLAEEMAKLKAENAELRKHNMFLKKRKSNLERSHAAMQQALLSKLLPVTHKPFENIEVFPGCPSADKISKMSVVAKDSDYIFVKLLTYAIWPEGFAGRSVTGRTSNNPKGRHKKNLQSIADGQSKAENSTVPVRTALEKNKVKFVNDCLIERRLLLHDNALKAREVASKCNRLMQTVISNFNRYNSS
- the LOC131683042 gene encoding uncharacterized protein LOC131683042 isoform X2, producing the protein MVRKRVNASKKRVLQVSNERNSEFILNDLSELKKSTRSGELSCEPDTKKLALVEIIDNNAQSESATSENHGFTKPRSIRKLAPIVKVPQQPIIGKIEPEEAPQAGPSRSRDSKVGRVIADDFEDNSGDSDIENDLYGFDDDELEATEFGLTSCQEKIVDSECLAEEMAKLKAENAELRKHNMFLKKRKSNLERSHAAMQQALLSKLLPVTHKPFENIEVFPGCPSADKISKMSVVAKDSDYIFVKLLTYAIWPEGFAGRSVTGRTSNNPKGRHKKNLQSIADGQSKAENSTVPVRTALEKNKVKFVNDCLIERRLLLHDNALKAREVASKCNRLMQTVISNFNRYNSS